A genomic segment from Methanoplanus limicola DSM 2279 encodes:
- a CDS encoding DUF3089 domain-containing protein, protein MMTIKDLKGQKLGIPVTLPPFDPENDVPDAPDYESPDSWVSLPEYFSSDKQAVDVFWIYPTILSDDNTYLMDIKDPKLRDKAEWTIVEQASIFDGQANIYAPYYRQNNVKINPVMLTTAKPIFDLGQQDLIRAFDYFLKNFNKGERPIILAAHSQGSVRTVELSKAGELLTGDAESLNRLVAAYTIGYSITPDDLEINPLMRISENADDTGCFIVYNTISDEKDKEKEAPTIIPGTYVVNPLNWKTDTTFAPASANLGAAFFKHEHPEKPDRYSNFAAAQVVGNALVITDISNPEELPAKSVTFPKGVYHMYDYAVFYENLRENVRVRITAYMEKNKQ, encoded by the coding sequence ATGATGACAATAAAAGACTTAAAAGGACAGAAATTAGGCATTCCAGTAACACTTCCCCCATTTGATCCGGAAAATGACGTTCCGGATGCTCCGGACTATGAAAGCCCTGACAGCTGGGTATCCCTCCCGGAATACTTCAGCAGCGATAAACAGGCTGTTGACGTATTCTGGATCTATCCGACTATCCTCTCTGATGACAACACCTACTTAATGGACATAAAAGACCCAAAACTAAGGGATAAGGCAGAGTGGACAATCGTTGAGCAGGCGAGCATATTTGACGGCCAGGCCAACATTTACGCACCCTATTACAGGCAGAACAATGTCAAAATTAATCCGGTAATGCTTACCACTGCAAAGCCAATCTTCGATTTGGGCCAGCAGGATCTCATCCGGGCATTTGACTACTTCCTGAAAAATTTCAATAAAGGCGAGAGGCCGATAATTCTTGCAGCACACAGCCAGGGATCTGTCAGGACGGTTGAACTCTCAAAGGCAGGAGAACTCCTGACCGGGGATGCTGAATCACTAAATAGGCTTGTGGCAGCCTATACCATAGGCTATTCCATAACTCCGGACGATCTTGAGATAAACCCCCTCATGAGGATCAGTGAGAATGCAGATGATACCGGATGTTTCATCGTGTACAACACCATCTCAGATGAAAAGGATAAGGAGAAGGAAGCGCCGACAATAATACCCGGAACTTATGTCGTAAACCCCCTTAACTGGAAGACCGACACCACTTTTGCTCCTGCTTCTGCCAATCTTGGAGCTGCATTCTTTAAACATGAGCACCCGGAAAAACCAGACAGGTACAGTAATTTTGCAGCAGCACAGGTAGTAGGCAATGCTCTTGTAATAACAGATATATCAAACCCTGAGGAACTTCCGGCAAAGAGCGTCACGTTCCCGAAAGGCGTGTACCATATGTATGACTATGCAGTATTTTATGAAAACCTGAGAGAAAATGTCAGGGTTCGCATCACGGCATATATGGAAAAGAACAAACAGTAG
- a CDS encoding PEP/pyruvate-binding domain-containing protein has translation MKQNDRVVYFGKEDDTEVPAEFFGNKTAKLTGLSGTGLAVPPGFTFGISLCREYYENDRHLPDWYYSHVSQGISYLEDMTGKETGSRKNPLILSVRSGAAASMPGIMETVLNAGINRETIEGVIFSSGNPRFAWDLYRRFLESFGCTVLGHSGSVYKKIISEYLSEEKITEEKYLCYDTLRSISEEFEKLYPENILNEVISDPKKTIEYSVKAVLDSWTDKKAEDFKRLNPQIKYSGTAVTIQTMVFGNINRRSGSGVAFTKNPWTGEDISVIDFQYGCQGGEIVSGYFNGIKKEEIDRKIPGLSERIISAGRVLEKRYRDMQDFEFTVENEKLYILQTRDGKRADIAGLKIASSLVSEGTISEDEGIKLTENIRTDRIYTEKINSDEIPAGYGSSASLGAVSGRIAFSEKKAEILGKNDTVILVKEFLSPDDINAISLCSGLLAKRGAVTSHAAVVAREMGKVCIVNCRQLEIIPQRKICTIGRSEFKEGDHLTLDGATGGIYAGIQEIVREKPEELTEIINSRKKNSGRKKGP, from the coding sequence ATGAAACAAAATGACAGAGTGGTATATTTCGGAAAAGAAGACGACACTGAAGTTCCGGCAGAATTTTTCGGCAATAAGACAGCAAAACTAACCGGACTTTCAGGCACGGGACTTGCAGTACCTCCGGGTTTCACATTCGGAATTTCACTTTGCAGGGAATATTACGAAAATGACAGGCACCTCCCAGACTGGTATTACAGCCATGTAAGCCAGGGCATATCATATCTTGAGGATATGACCGGAAAAGAAACGGGCAGCAGGAAAAATCCGCTAATATTATCGGTCAGATCAGGTGCGGCGGCATCCATGCCGGGAATAATGGAGACCGTACTCAATGCAGGTATCAACAGGGAGACAATTGAAGGGGTTATTTTTTCGTCCGGAAATCCACGGTTTGCATGGGATTTATACAGAAGGTTTCTGGAATCGTTTGGATGCACTGTGCTTGGCCATTCCGGAAGCGTATATAAGAAAATCATCAGCGAATATCTCTCTGAAGAGAAAATTACAGAGGAGAAATATCTCTGTTATGACACATTAAGAAGTATTTCAGAGGAGTTTGAGAAATTATATCCGGAAAATATTCTGAATGAGGTCATCTCAGATCCAAAAAAGACTATAGAATACTCAGTAAAAGCAGTCCTTGACTCATGGACTGACAAAAAGGCAGAAGACTTCAAGAGATTAAACCCGCAGATAAAATACAGCGGAACTGCCGTTACAATTCAGACAATGGTATTTGGCAATATTAACAGAAGATCAGGTTCAGGAGTTGCCTTTACAAAAAATCCCTGGACAGGCGAGGACATCTCTGTTATCGATTTTCAGTATGGGTGCCAGGGCGGGGAGATCGTATCAGGGTATTTCAACGGAATAAAAAAAGAGGAGATTGACCGTAAAATACCCGGTCTTTCAGAGAGAATAATCAGTGCCGGCAGAGTCCTTGAGAAGAGATACAGGGATATGCAGGATTTTGAATTTACCGTTGAAAACGAAAAACTCTACATACTTCAGACAAGAGACGGCAAAAGGGCAGATATCGCCGGGCTGAAGATCGCCTCCAGTCTTGTCTCAGAAGGCACTATAAGTGAGGATGAGGGCATAAAACTGACAGAGAATATCCGGACTGACAGAATATACACCGAAAAGATAAACTCAGATGAAATTCCGGCAGGATACGGCAGTTCAGCATCACTTGGCGCAGTATCCGGAAGGATAGCATTTAGTGAAAAAAAGGCAGAAATTCTTGGAAAAAATGATACTGTTATACTCGTTAAGGAGTTCCTCTCTCCGGATGACATAAACGCAATATCGCTATGCAGCGGACTGCTTGCAAAGAGAGGCGCAGTAACATCCCATGCCGCCGTTGTTGCAAGGGAAATGGGAAAGGTGTGCATAGTAAACTGCAGGCAACTTGAGATAATCCCGCAGAGAAAAATATGCACTATAGGCAGATCGGAATTTAAGGAAGGAGATCATCTGACACTTGACGGTGCTACAGGCGGCATATATGCAGGAATTCAGGAAATAGTCAGAGAAAAACCGGAAGAACTGACAGAGATAATTAATAGCCGGAAGAAAAATTCCGGAAGAAAAAAAGGACCATAA
- a CDS encoding methyl-coenzyme M reductase glutamine C-methyltransferase translates to MKVSVISPEIYTYGAMLIGGILRDSGHEVKIANNFAGDTEDIVLISLYSTQHLLSPEIREFIRNKRSQGGTVVIGGPVSAYPEMVIGELEPDFVVIGEGEETVPELFSTGFSKDIAGIAFMDDSGIVVRPKRGQASVDRGLPLIPDDISAQSIRGASAYIETHRGCTGACTFCQVPRFFGRNIRSRNLDDILAEVREFKRMGATRLSVSGGTGSLYMADDGKFNEDAFVGLLKEMAAIMGPNNISSPDIRVDCISERVLDAIRDYSIGWVFFGIESGSDRILRDMGKGATVQAASDAVFACRDHGLKVAGSFIVGHPKETEEDFELTRDFITGHSLDDAFVSVAEPIPMTPLADLVLKTPRSENPVYTPHNGEYKSLKLTEAEARSFDLQMHADMFKPGLHVVTDEVFNAYLAGVRKDGEEVRAATELLFRYYGHE, encoded by the coding sequence ATGAAAGTCTCTGTCATCTCACCTGAAATATACACATACGGAGCCATGCTCATAGGCGGCATTCTCCGTGACAGTGGTCATGAGGTAAAGATAGCCAATAACTTTGCCGGCGATACTGAGGATATAGTTCTAATCAGCCTTTATTCCACCCAGCATCTTCTTTCACCGGAGATTAGGGAGTTTATCCGTAATAAGAGGTCACAGGGCGGAACGGTTGTAATCGGCGGGCCTGTCTCGGCATATCCTGAGATGGTTATAGGTGAACTTGAGCCTGACTTTGTCGTCATTGGTGAAGGTGAGGAGACAGTCCCTGAGTTATTTAGCACCGGATTTTCAAAGGATATAGCCGGAATTGCCTTTATGGATGATTCGGGGATTGTAGTCCGTCCTAAGAGGGGGCAGGCATCTGTGGACCGTGGCCTGCCTCTTATTCCGGATGACATCAGTGCCCAGAGCATCCGCGGTGCATCTGCATATATTGAGACGCACAGGGGGTGCACAGGCGCCTGCACATTCTGCCAGGTTCCAAGATTTTTTGGCCGGAATATCAGGAGCAGAAATCTTGACGATATCCTGGCTGAGGTTAGGGAATTTAAGAGGATGGGTGCTACGAGGCTCTCGGTCTCCGGTGGGACGGGATCACTGTACATGGCTGATGACGGGAAGTTCAATGAGGATGCCTTTGTCGGGCTTTTAAAAGAGATGGCCGCTATTATGGGGCCAAATAATATATCATCGCCGGATATCAGAGTGGACTGCATAAGCGAGAGGGTGCTTGATGCCATCCGGGATTATTCGATCGGCTGGGTATTTTTTGGTATTGAGTCCGGGTCTGACAGAATATTAAGGGATATGGGCAAGGGTGCGACTGTTCAGGCTGCATCTGATGCAGTTTTTGCGTGCCGGGATCACGGGCTGAAGGTCGCCGGGAGTTTCATTGTCGGCCATCCAAAGGAGACTGAGGAGGACTTTGAGCTTACCAGAGATTTCATAACCGGGCATTCCCTTGATGATGCCTTTGTCTCGGTTGCAGAACCTATCCCTATGACACCGCTTGCCGATCTTGTGCTGAAGACGCCCCGCTCTGAAAATCCTGTTTATACTCCTCATAACGGCGAATATAAATCACTGAAGCTTACTGAAGCCGAAGCGAGGTCGTTTGATCTTCAGATGCATGCAGATATGTTCAAGCCGGGACTTCATGTGGTGACAGATGAGGTATTCAATGCCTATCTTGCAGGCGTAAGAAAAGACGGGGAGGAGGTCAGGGCTGCAACTGAGCTTTTATTCCGGTATTATGGTCATGAATAG